A genomic window from Nicotiana sylvestris chromosome 11, ASM39365v2, whole genome shotgun sequence includes:
- the LOC104229690 gene encoding caffeoylshikimate esterase-like: MEENQNTDINQTQQLHYWGNTPEEEYYTLQNIKSTKSFFTSPRGLSLFTKSWLPKNISSPNYKGIIFMVHGYGNDISWIFQETPIFLAKNGFACFALDIEGHGLSQGIKSYVPNINLVVDDCISYFISILTKNSEFQNLPKFLFGESMGGAISLLIHFRNNIMLNGAILRAPMCKISEKMRPKWPIPQILTFFARFVPTLAIVPTTDLLDKSVKVPEKREIARMNPNGYNGKPRLGTVVELMHVTDFVSTKLYDVSIPFLVLHGSADVVTDPEVSKELYQKAKSKDKTIKIYDGMVHSLLFGETDENVEIVRNDMLAWLNDRS; this comes from the coding sequence atggaggaaaatcaAAACACAGACATAAATCAAACTCAACAACTTCATTACTGGGGAAATACACCAGAAGAAGAATATTATACTCTCcaaaatatcaaatcaaccaaatcTTTTTTCACTTCACCTAGAGGCCTATCTCTTTTCACAAAATCATGGCtaccaaaaaatatttcttctccTAATTATAAAGGTATTATTTTTATGGTACATGGTTATGGAAATGATATTAGTTGGATATTTCAAGAAACTCCAATTTTTTTAGCAAAAAATGGATTTGCTTGTTTTGCACTTGATATTGAAGGTCATGGCCTATCTCAAGGTATCAAATCCTATGTACCAAATATAAATCTTGTTGTAGATGATTGTATCTCATATTTTATTTCAATCCTAACCAAAAATTCTGAATTCCAAAATTTACCAAAATTTCTTTTTGGTGAGTCAATGGGTGGTGCTATTAGCTTATTAATCCATTTTAGGAACAATATTATGTTAAATGGTGCAATTTTAAGGGCCCCCATGTGTAAGATTTCAGAAAAAATGAGACCAAAATGGCCAATTCCACAAATCTTGACCTTTTTTGCAAGATTTGTACCAACTTTGGCTATTGTACCAACAACTGATCTTTTGGACAAATCTGTAAAAGTCCCAGAAAAGAGAGAAATTGCAAGAATGAACCCAAATGGCTATAATGGAAAACCAAGATTAGGGACAGTTGTGGAACTTATGCATGTGACTGATTTTGTTAGTACTAAACTTTATGATGTAAGTATTCCATTTTTGGTTTTACATGGAAGTGCTGATGTTGTTACTGATCCAGAAGTAAGCAAAGAATTGTACCAGAAGGCTAAAAGTAAAGACAAGACAATCAAGATTTATGATGGGATGGTACATTCCTTGTTATTTGGAGAAACTGATGAAAATGTTGAGATTGTTCGTAATGATATGTTGGCGTGGTTGAATGACAGATCCTGA